The Lolium rigidum isolate FL_2022 chromosome 2, APGP_CSIRO_Lrig_0.1, whole genome shotgun sequence genomic interval TTTATGTAGTTTTACATAAAGACACACAGCACAAGGTATAAAGACACACAGCACAAGGTATAAAGGGCACAAGACTTGTACTTTGTCACCTACAAAACATCTGCGTAATATCGTTGTGGTAGCTGTGACAATGTTTCCGCTTAAAAACCCGAAACAATGTTTGTATTTAGACTTCCAATTTTGCCACAGGAGCAAGATAATGAACAAGTTTCTTACATTCCTTGTCTCTGCTGTACTTTTCAAGTTGAATTTTTTTCTTCGTGCCCTTAAATTACATCCCAGATAATATGCATATTACCAATGCTGTGTTGGTACTAGGATGTACATCATCTTTATGGACCTGTTTCGCAGGAAAAATGTGTCAGCAACTAACCTGTATCAGTTCATTACCCAGCTACCTGTAGTTGTTCAATTCAGGGTGAAAACTACATTTTCTTTCAAGAATACCTGGAGTTTCTGCTTCAGGCTTAGTTGTAGGGACAGGGGATGTAGACTGTAAGCTGTTTCCGACGGTTCAAACTTCAAACTAAGTTGATCTCTGGAGGGAGAATataatttgcatgctagtagtactaTTTTAGATCTAGGAGTCACATGGATGCATAAGAAGTTACAGGGAGGAGTGGGAGATTATTCAGTACCTGCtggggagaggaggagaagcAGAAGCTCCTAATCGATCTTCCTTTATGAGCAGTTATTTTCTACTATGTTAATCTGGTGTTTTTTATGTAAGAAACTGCAGCCACCAGGTGTAGGCAATGGAGTTTTTCATGTGTGGCCTCTGCAAAAGCAGCGGGGTGGGGACAGGGGCTAGAGACGTACGGAGTAGCGGTTTTGGAGGACCTGGGTGCGCGGGTGTCTTTTTTTCTTCAAGCCAATTTAGACTCCCGTGCTATGCGACCAGCGTGCCAAAATCCAGAAAGGGAAAGGTCCAGGGCACCTTTTCCGTTTCAGGTGCTTGTCTGATTCCGACAGGGGGAGCACTGCGGAGAGCAAAACAGTGCCCGCGCACTCCCTAGCCACGTCCTTGGGCGTTTATAGCACAGGCGGATGTTTTCCCGCCTAATCTGACATTTTGGCGCCAATATTTTGCTCACGCACGTCAATCATGGGAGAGAAAGACCCCTTTCCCCATCCTCATCCAGTCGCCTTCCTGAATCCTGCCCCATCCCCGCCAATCGCCATAGCCAACGCCGCACAACCTCTATCCTATCTCTACCCTAAAAATCAGaatccgccgccaccgccattctCCTCGCTCCCTTCCTCACAGCAGGTGCCACGCGAGGTAATTGTCCTGCAGTTTTTCTATTCATAGCTGGGTAGGAATGTAGAATCTTGTTCTCGCTCACAAGGTAGATCTTCCCACTTGTATTCTGCGAGTCTGTCTGGTCTAGCTTCTTCTATCAGTGCACACCAATGACACTTTCTTTGTTAGCTAAGCTATTACTTCTGCTTAATCAACCACGAATTAGGCCATTACAAAGACGAGTTAGTGGCTCCTTTAACCAAACATTAGTGATACCCACGATTTCCTTCGAAAAAGATCTTAAATAATCTCAttattgttattattattattgaatTGACACACTAGCTACCTAAACAAGTTTGAAATGATGGAAAGAGCTAGTCAATATATTTTAACGAATAAATCACAGAAGTTATACTATAGGCAATGTCTTTCCATGGTTTGTAATCCCGGATCTGTGTTGATTAGCGGCAAAAAATTACTCGTCAAGATTTCTTGTATTCTGTTAGGTTGTTAGATAATGAAGTACTCTTGTGCTGTTCGAAAAAATGCCCTGCTTCATGATCCACACAATTTAGAGATCATTAAAATCATGAAAACAAGTAAAACCTTTATACCGAAGCAATATGCATAGTCTTGATATCAGTTCTTAGGGCCTCTGGCTTTTGTCTTGTATtaaaagtgtgaagtgttgaatgTGTCTACGCATCACAGGTGTTTGTGGTAAGGAATCTGAGGTGGGGTTGCTATGAATCCAGCTGATGAGGATGCCATGGAGTTTATACGCCTTGATTCTAAAGATTTTGAGGGTTTGACGGCAAAAAAGTTTGCTCGTATGGTTAACGACCGTTTGCTCGTCCGTTCCAATGTAGACTTGCACACATTCCAACTACATTGGGATGAGTTTCCTGGCATACACGTCAGAGGCATGCGGAGATGGATGAAGTATGCAGTGAACCACAATGTTAAAGTGCTCGACGTGATACTTGATGATTATGATAAGACTCATTTGCCTCCTTGCATTTTCACCTGCCACTCACTTCAGGAGCTGAATTTACAGTGGGGAGCTCCTGGCAATGATCTCGAACATATTGGACGTGTAATACCAGATGAAATCTACCTCCCGTCTCTCAAAAAGTTGACTCTGCGTGATGTGGAATTCGAGCAGTCATCTTTGAACAAGTTCATTGCTCACAGCCCTTACCTTGAAGACATACATTTGATAGATTCATTATGCTATCTTAACCTCATAGAGTCCAAGGTGTTAAAAAAGCTGACCATTGATGGCTCCATTGATATCCCACCGTGTTTTACAATATCTGCCCCACATCTGATTAGCTTTGAGTGCATGCGTTATGAACTTAAAAATATTTCTTGGAGAGACCAGCCCACTCTAGAGAGTGCACAGATAGATGCTCGTGGGACTACGTTTGATGGTGGATGTAAGTTTACAGAAATTCTTGTGCATGCCAAGAAGCTTGCCTTATTTGGTTTAGACATAAAGGTATGTTTCCATAGAAACAAGCCAGTTGTTCTATATGTTACTGTTCTAGTTTGTTTTGCTCAAACATCAACCCTGTCAATTCTTAATGAAAACTGGATGGATAGAACTACCATATTTTGTTTGGAAAATAGTTCTGAACAAAAGGATATTTGCAAATGGATGGCAAGCAAGCTTCAGCATCATATGGACTGCTAATTTCCTTCCTTGATGCAATTGATATTTTCGAAAAACAAAAATGTATTTGACCAAGTCTTCGAGGTGATTTGAGACCAGTAGCTGTTAGTTTTCCTTCTTAAAGGTTGTCTGTGTGTTACTGAGTGTTGCTTTCCTTTACTTTGTTAAAGTGCAGTCATGTGTCTGAATCAGAAGCTGTTAGTTTTACTTCTGGAGGTTCTTTGCAAGTTATGCTTGTTGGTGTTTAATGCTAGTGTATTATGATTAGTATGACAGCCTACTATCCATGGGATCAGGATACTACTCCTTATTACTTATAGTACTGCAGATATTGTATGTTGTTCTGAACTTCAGTAAGTAATTGTTGAAGTTGCATAATATGCGTGTTTCGTGATTTAACTTGGCATATCCATCAGAATAGAGTAGTACACTAAAAAAGGCATTTGGAGTAATCTAGCTGTCAAAAGGTCTTCTGCTTGATATGGAGATGTGAAACACTTGCGGACTTGCTGTGTGTATGCTTATGGAAAAAAGATATGCATGCTAAGTTCAAGGTGCAGCTATTCTACAAGCATAGGGCTCGTTGCTACTTATTTAAAACATGATGGTTTTTTTTTTCCTGTAGATGGTTCACGTAGTGCTTGGAAATGCCAAAATATCTTTGTCCTACCGATTATTTTATAATCTGCTAACCCTCTCAATGCAAGGTTATGTTGGAAAAGGAGCTGCCAACATGTTCAGTGTTTCAGAGCCTTGTAACTCTTGAGATTGGCAAATGGTATTTGACTGAGGACTTGTTCGTTGTGCTCCGCTTCCTCCAGCTTTCACCAAGACTAGAAAAGCTCAAGTTGATTCAAAAATCGGTATGTCATACGATGCATAGAATTATTGCATTAGCTTAATAAGAGTCACTAATAGTCACCTTTTTTATATTTATTCCTTGTTTGTCTCTAGGTTCACAAGGCTGGAGAaggagcagaaacaaagaatcggccagTTGATGGAATGACCTTTCAATGTCCACTCCTTGAAAGTGTCACGATACAATGCTCCGAGGGTGATGAAGGGATCGACAAGCTAGGGAACGTTCTGGTGGCAAACGGGGTCAGCCTGGACAAAATCAGTGTTACCATTCTAGTGACTAACAAGTACAGGAAGGATGAAATACATGTTACTCTCTATGAATATATCAAGAAAAGGGCCCTACAGGAGAAGATAAGTGCCAGTGAAGGACAGGTGAAGAAGGCAAGACGCTGAGCATAGTCGAGAAGATGGCAAATGAAAGTCTAGAGTGGGACAATGATTCTGAGAGTGATGGATATGACAGTCCTGAAGACTTCTAAGGAGGATTGCATTCACAGATCACAACCATCAACTATGATGATTGTGAGAGGTCTGAAGGGTGCATTACTGTCCTGTGGTGAACTCCATCTTtagtgtttccttttgttctgagACTCATGACTTCTGGATGGGAGAAACAGGTTGCACGTTTATATGCTTCAATGATTCAATCCTTTGCAGTTCTACTAGTCTAACTTATCTTTAAATATATTTCGAATTGTTTCACATCTTGTTGGCAGTTAGTATAATGTGCCAACACCCAGTCATCCCGAGCGATAATTACATTCTGTTTGGCAGTCGGTTGTTGTATTAGTGGTCTGACAGTGAGCATCTCTGGGATAAATTTCTTCATTGTGTGGCTTGGGCTACGCTTAGTTTTAGCGCACCACATGGTTTAAGCCTTTAAGGGACGCATCTTAGAACTGAAGAGTCCGTGTTGGCTGGGTTTAATGCAATGAAGCTGAAACAGTTCCAGACCACCAAGTGCTTATCAGCTCATGCACGAGCCATTAGCACCAACATAAGCTTTAGCTGGGAATTATTTCAGTTTGTCATGTCATTAATAGAATGTTACAAGAAAATGGTGAGCCGTGCAACGCAGTGCCCACACACCCCACTGGGGCACTGACCCAGTCCACTCCACTACTCAAGGATCTAGGGTAGCAAACATCTTGTCTGTCTTAAGCACTAAACTGTTAGAGCAAACATCAGAGTTCCCGTTTCAGCAAAGAATAAGTCAGAGTTCCAGACTCAAGTTTCTTATATATAGCCAAATGCGTCAAGTGGAACTTCCGAAAGAAACTCAACCACATTACTGTAGATGCTGAGCATCAAATCAGCAAAACTTGGAGAAGGAAATTTAGTGTGAACTAATCAGCATACAGTACAGGAAGAGGAACTGCGTCATTGTTGGCAAAAACTTCATAAAAATGGAGCGGTCTACCACAATGAATGATCACCGTTCTCTAATCTGGGTCAGGGCAGGCTTGGACTGAAGTGCAGCTTGTGATGAGGGTGGCGGTGACGACACCGCGTCTGCTGCAGCATGGCGGCGGGAGCTTCACGGGCCCGATTTGGGCCCGGCCGGACCAATGGCGAGGTGCTCGAGGCTATCGGTGGTGGTGGCCTACGTGCTGCATCGGTGGGGATTGTGCCCCTGCTGTCACATCCAGTCTACACACGTCTCACGGTGGAGGAGGTCCTCCACGTGGCTATGCTTCTGCCGCCCTCCAGGTCCTTTGTCTGACTCGTGTGCTTCTACTGCTACGCCCAGTCGGATACCGCCTATGGCTGTGGAGATAGTTCTCTCTCGCTTGGTTGTGATACCCCCGTCCCTTGTTTACGGCTGTCTATTCTCGGTCCAGCCGGCCTTGCATCGTTTGCCACGGTGAGACGATGATGGTGACTATAAGACTGTGGTGGCGCATGTTGGTAGGCGCAAAGTTCTAGTGGAGTCCTACAGATTGTTCGAGGATGTGTTTTTTTTTGggttgggagaaatccttgtcgccTCAGTTGGTTGTGATGCGGTGACGTGTGCGGGCGCCGCTActccttcttgaagggcgtcGGGTGTACCCCTTCCTCACTACCCTCCATGTATCAGGAGAAATCGTAGGACCAGTCCTGacagcagcgtcgtcatcgtcataTTCCTTCTTGTAGGTAGCATAGGAGCATGGTGGGACTTCTCCAAAGGATGCATCGGTTGCGGGTCACCATCATTTTTATCGATCTAGCGTTGTTGGCCTTAGTTTGTTTTGCTTCCTCTTGTTTCTTTCTCTTGGACGTGTTTGTGTTGTTTGTCCTAGCAGGATTCTCGCAGTTatgtgtggttgctatattaatatagcaggaCCAAAGCCTGTTTCAAGGAATTTGTTGAAAGGTGTTGAACAATCCTCTGGTGTAACATTCAGAATTCAGAACCAATGGTCAAAATGTAATATCCTGCCctcatagaatagtttgtgttgtGTCACAACAACCGGTGATATACCTCTTGCTGCATAACCAATTCAACATAGCTCTTCCATATGGTTATTAAGGTCCAAACTAAAAAAAACTTTCACCGATGCTTTCATAGGAAACGCACGTCATCGCGTGCCTCATATATGTGCCGACAACGCCCAAACGAACCCGATAGTTGGGGCCACATGTTAGTGTTCAATTcccacctcctctctctctctctctctctctctctctctctctctctctctctctctctctctctctctcattttcCTCACCAACCACACCACTCGTCTTCCTCGCATACGTCCCGACCGTCATCGCGTGGTAGTCACGGACGCTCCATCCAGTCGCCTGCACGGCGGCACGCTCGACGTATCCCACTGATGTCGCCAGCCTGCTGCCCTCGAGGTTGCCTCCTTCCTCGAGGCGGCGTGATTTCGTGTGCGGTCCAACTTCCCCCACCGGATTTCGGGCGTGGCTCAGCCTTCCTCGACAAAGGACCCTTCCTCCCCAACGGTGGTGACGACTGGCGTGAAGATCTGGACAGGTCGAGGATGGTGTTCTCGCTGACAATGCCGCGGCGGCCGCTAAAGGCGGGTGAGATGGACGTGTTCGCCATCCGTGCCAACGCTGGTGTTCTGCAAGGCACACACTCGCTCTCGGTGGCTATGTGGCGGCGGCTACAGGCGGATTATGTTGGCGCGTATTAGCCACGGATGACGCTGtcattctcttcttcttttttctataTTAGGAGTTGATTTGGAGATAAACCGTGTGAGTATTTGAAAAAATTTAGCCGACATGTATGGCTGACGACCCTAATACTTTACCGACATGTGTGCTGCCGGGCTAGCACACGAGGATCAACGGTAAAGACGCTCCCGAAATTTGAGACATGTTCGCTCATTCCCCCCCCCCTCTCCTCTCTCGGCTAGCTACGTACTCGAACCCTTCTTCCTTCTCGCCGGgccgctcctcctccctctccgccGGGCTAGCCGGCTGGAGTTGGagaggagatggcgccggagtgtatagcagtagtagtaggtTTAGATCTTGGTCCCTAGTGGCGTATGGCGTGCATTTCGGGAGTGAGGTGGCGGATCCCATCGGCTGGATCTGGCGCCGCGTTGTCTTCCTCTCGACCTcatggagctccggcggtcggagaCAGGGGTGTGGCGGCGGGGGGAGATGAAGATCTCCATAAATAAAGCCGTCTCTCGCGGATCTGGTAGCTACCGATAcagcggtgacctcctcctctctGCTCATCATGGCGGTGAGGGAAAAGAGGTTTGGTCACCTGCTCGTCGCCGGCTACCGCGTTTGCAGCAAGGAAGCTCGTTGGCTTCTTCTCGGAGGCTTCACACGGCGCCACCGTCGCCGTATCTTCCGGGCCGGAAGGCAGCCCCTCCATCGGAGGTTTACCacggcgccaccgccgccgttctcCATGGCCGAAAGGCGGCCCCTCCATCCTCGTGTGACGGCGACCGCCCGTCCTCAAGGCATCAACAACCTCCAGTCAAGCGCTCATGCCGATTCGGAGGCTCTCTCGCTTCGTCGGAGTTAACTCCCACCTCCGCGccccaagtggtctcgtccccgcGGCGTAGAGGCCGACTCCGGCGAGCTCGTCGCGGTGAAGAAGGAGTTGGACCTGATCGCGTTTCTGTGTTTTATTTGAGGGTCCTCAGTGTAATTTGCAAGGGCTAGGTTGTAATTTTCTTGTTTTTCCTCGGGCCTGTTTGTAAAATGTACTCCACCGCATATGAAATGAAGCcctaggtccttcgggaccttttctcgttaaaaaaaaaaacagaaatttgAGACATGTATCATGTGCAGTCGAGCACTCCGGACATGCATGATAGACGAGGTGACCGTGCATGATAGACGAGGTGACCGTCAGTGGTGACCCCTTAAACAgataacattttttttcttttttgagaaacacggtacaaacgcagacgctcacatacacgcgtatacactcacccctatgaacgcacacacgcgcaccctacccctatgagcacctccgaaagactgaatgaatattccgcctttatgaaacacacagatgtcaaacctggggtttgaactctggtgggctgggggtacaactgtacaaccaccctcctaaccacccaacttcAGGTTGGTTCTCAGATAACATGTACTCCCTTCGTACACTaatgtaagatgttttagatCTTTAAAATAGATTAAATACAAACAAAATTAAgcgaacctacacactaaaaatagATTAGATACGAACAAAAGTGAGTGAAGCTATAATAAGATGACTAAAACATCATGCATTTATGTAcgtacggagggagtatattgctGTCGGTGGTTAGCTAGTCTACCGTGTTGTTGGAATAAGAGCTGGTTCTCCATTGTGTTTTATCCCCTTGTGATCTGCATCTGTCTGCAAATTCCCAACAGAACGTGCATGTGCACAGCATCAAACGTACGCCACCGGAGACTAGATATACAGTATCATAATTCTGCAAAATGGATAAGACGCCTGATCCAAAATCGATCCAGGGCGCGCAGCATCGATTCGATCGATGCACATGCAGGTTACTCTCTTTTCAAAAAATATAACCCATCGAGCAGCCTAACTAGAGGAGGACGCTCGATCGATCTCCTTTGCATAGTTGCATGCATGGGATTAACCCAAAAGAGGAAGCAAGTACTCGATGGAATCCAATCCTTCACGTGAGGCATGTGGGAAGCAAGTTACGGCCATGCTTCCTTGCCTGCGTGCAGGCTGCTGATGCTGCTGCCCTGCAGCCTGCAGGCTACGTATCTAGCAACTACGCCCCAACTAGGTTGGCTGAAAAGCTTGCTGCTGTATCGATCCATTTGTGGACATTTCTCCCTATATGCGTTCAAACCATGGTACTATGCACGTTTGTTTTGTATTATTCCTCCCTACGCTTTCGGAACATGGTACTCCTATATGTTTGGGCGTGTGTGGTAGGTTGTACGTGTTCCTGGAAGACGACATGTATGATTGCCTAGGGCTTGATTCCAACAATGGGATTTCTCGTATTCCTCGTATTCGGCGGGCCAAAGTTTGATTATTTGAAAACCCAGCTCGTATCGAAATATTGCACAACACGATGTTTAAAGCAGGCCAAAATTTGTTCTGAGAGGAACGGCTGATTCAACCTTTTTCTAGGGACAGCCCTGCCGAGCGCCCGCGCGCTTATTGTTTTATACCCATTGGGAAGCGCGGGAGATGAGGCGTACCCGTTTACTCTGCACTCCACTCCCCTCACCGCCCAACCGGCACTCTCACCTCAATCGGTTTCTCCATGGCCAccgctccccctcctccccctccgccCGACGGCCGCCCCCAACATCAGGAAGATGTCCGCTCAAAAAGTGTGGGTGGCGCGTCCGCTCAACGTGCTAGCGACCGACAGAAGCAACCTCGCAGCCGTACCAGAGGCCTCGTCCCCTATATGTTCAAGGCCACGCTCGAAGAGGGCGGCAATGACGGCGGCCACCTCTAACGGATTTGGCCGGGGGATTGTCATCGACGCCGGTCCGTGGACGAGATAGCGTCACGGTGGGCAAGGCACTTGCGTTCGCAGGTCCTACCCTCGCCGATTTGGCTGGGGTTTTTTTCAACCCCTCCAGCAGCCGCAACGAACGGACCCTCGTCTTCTTCCCGAGCTTCGTTCGGTGGCCCAGGTCTCGGAGCGTTCCTCCGCCAACAGGAGCGACCGATTTCTCAAAGGTACGCCCACAATCTTGTATATTTAGGTAGCGGTTACGGTTTGGTCGAAATTGGTAACCTTCGTTGAGTGTGCTATGTCCGGCGGCCGACGATACGACGTTAGGGCTAAAATTCATGCGCTACTAGGGTAGCTTGTCGAGGTCTGCATACGCATGGTAGATTTACAAATTTGGGCAGTGCATTTGTCGGGGTGTGAAATGATTGCACTCCCAAATTTCAGAAATTGGGACAAAACATACAATGTTCTGGAGAATGCTTTTTTATATTTGGGTAATGATGTGGCAAGATTTGGGTAATGTTGTTGATCATTGTCCTGctcatgatggagatgatgatccaCACATTGACAGTGCCAATGTTGTTGAtcgtggtgttggtcatgctttgtatGATGATCAACTCATTGACCAGTTGCCAAAAATGTTGTTGAGTGTCTTGCTCCTGCTCTAGATGTTGATCAACACATTGAACAATTGCCAAAGATGTTAATCATTGTGCTGCTCATGCTCTTGATGATGAACAACACAATGATGGGGCTATAGCTCTTGCCAAAGCTCTTGATCATGCCATTTACACGAACTTTCTTAATTATCTGAGTAGGTCGTCAAGCTGGAGTGCGACAGGGTGGGCAAGGGGTGGTTCCCTCCACCCGGCTACCAGGACAACATCGCCCTCAACCGCTGGACGAGCGCTCTTAATCCGGAGGTGCTAGGCTCGGTGGAGGTTGTGCTGATGCCACCTCCAACCACGAGCTCTCATGCTGCGGAGGTTCTACGTGCAGCTCAACACGGATGACCTCCACATGCTCATCGTGATGCCATGGTTATAGGATTCGCTCGGGGAGTGGATAAAGGTCTCACTGCCACACGGTGTGCCCTTGCCTGCGTGTCGGTTCTGCGACGAGTGGGTGTAGATCACCTACCATGATGGCCAGGTGGTCTTCGGCAGGAAATGGGCGCAGATGGTCTACAAGTACGATCTCCATTACGGTGATTTTGTGGAGTTCAAGCTCCAAGCCTTCGTCTTGAAGATGATCATCTACAAGACTGACTGCTCCACCGCCAGGCTCTACATATACCCCGACCACGGCTAGGCGGTAACCCTCCTTTTATCTGCATGTCTGTTAATTATGTCCATCTGTAGTTGTAGTGGTACTTCTGAACCTATGCGTACAAGACATTGGTGTTTGATCAAGGGTTCTATATGCTTATATCGTCCTGGAACATCCTTTCTTTTGCTCAAGGGATTCTACGGGCTTATATCACCTTGGAACACCCTTGCTTTTGATTAGGACTTGTTTGTAAGCCCTCACAATGCTTATTATGTCAGTTCTCTTGAGTGTTGGGTACTATCATGGTAACGGCTAGTTAGTGGTAAGAGCACCTTATGAAGAGGGAGGTAATAGCATCGCTGTTGAGCACATAACCAATTAGGCGATTCTTCCTTCCGCAACCAACGTAGCGCATATTGTTGCCAACCAATCAATGGACCGAAACTGCACCAtgaaactttgttgggatccaaacgTAATGCACAAACAGACCCAGCATCGGTTTCACCTCGTATGGCATCTAGCGAGGCAAAAGCAATAATGGGAAAATTTCGGTACGAGCGACAAATCAGGCCCTACAAATTCTACTATCAGCTGGAGGTGTACTACCCGTCCGTCCACGGCCTCAGCCACGCATGTGCTACCACCTGC includes:
- the LOC124690447 gene encoding putative F-box/LRR-repeat protein At3g42770 — protein: MNPADEDAMEFIRLDSKDFEGLTAKKFARMVNDRLLVRSNVDLHTFQLHWDEFPGIHVRGMRRWMKYAVNHNVKVLDVILDDYDKTHLPPCIFTCHSLQELNLQWGAPGNDLEHIGRVIPDEIYLPSLKKLTLRDVEFEQSSLNKFIAHSPYLEDIHLIDSLCYLNLIESKVLKKLTIDGSIDIPPCFTISAPHLISFECMRYELKNISWRDQPTLESAQIDARGTTFDGGCKFTEILVHAKKLALFGLDIKVMLEKELPTCSVFQSLVTLEIGKWYLTEDLFVVLRFLQLSPRLEKLKLIQKSAGEGAETKNRPVDGMTFQCPLLESVTIQCSEGDEGIDKLGNVLVANGVSLDKISVTILVTNKYRKDEIHVTLYEYIKKRALQEKISASEGQVKKARR